One Artemia franciscana chromosome 15, ASM3288406v1, whole genome shotgun sequence genomic window carries:
- the LOC136036152 gene encoding ketohexokinase-like isoform X1 produces MMNDKDFYSDVQINDILVPTVFHVEYNFFLDLIRMEKSNPKRILVVGLLCVDIIAECDSYPIEDTDQRCREMRKQKGGNGANTSYVLAEFGISVDLLTNIGSGNDMEFVKMSMSSVNLSKSLHVNEPMPTSLVIINAQNGSRTILHSGQSLPELKLDDFTRINLSEYRWIHFEGRSSNAENICEMIAFIRHFNHNTEDPIIISIEIEKCREEIICFFDKADVVFVSKDHVKFHGYHTPEDGIQNLITKCKPGATLICAWGDKGAWAKPPSGEIVKSSAYPPKKVIDTLGAGDTFNATMIYSLMQNIPLQQSLDIACRISGAKVGQKGYHGLREQIEDYFIKSGCVM; encoded by the exons ATGATGAATGATAAGGACTTTTACAGCGATGTGCAAATCAATGACATTTTAGTTCCCACAGTCTTTCACGTTgagtataatttctttttggattTAATAA GAATGGAAAAATCCAACCCGAAGAGGATTCTGGTTGTGGGACTTTTATGCGTGGACATAATCGCAGAATGTGATTCCTATCCTATTGAAGATACAGATCAACGCTGTAGAGAAATGAGAAAACAAAAAGGTGGTAATGGTGCCAATACGAGCTACGTTTTAGCCGAGTTCGGAATTAGTGTGGATCTACTGACAAATATCGGTTCTGGTAATGATATGGAATTTGTGAAAATGTCTATGAGCTCTGTAAATTTAAGCAAAAGTCTTCATGTGAATGAGCCAATGCCTACTTCGTTGGTAATAATAAACGCCCAAAATGGCTCCCGTACTATTTTACATTCAGGGCAAAGTCTACCAGAATTGAAACTTGATGATTTTACCAGAATTAATTTGTCTGAATATCGATGGATTCATTTTGAAGGCCGTTCAAGTAATGCGGAAAATATTTGTGAAATGATAGCTTTCATTCGCCATTTCAACCATAATACTGAAGATCCTATAATTATCTCAATCGAGATAGAGAAGTGCCGCGAAGAGATAATTTGCTTTTTCGACAAGGCTGATGTGGTGTTTGTATCAAAAGATCATGTGAAATTCCACGGATACCATACACCTGAAGATGGGATACAAAACCTTATAACAAAGTGTAAGCCAGGTGCAACTTTGATATGTGCATGGGGTGACAAAGGTGCATGGGCTAAACCCCCCTCTGGTGAGATAGTAAAAAGTTCAGCTTATCCGCCAAAGAAAGTCATAGACACCCTCGGGGCGGGTGATACGTTCAATGCGACTATGATATATTCTTTGATGCAAAACATACCTCTCCAACAATCGCTTGATATTGCCTGCAGAATATCAGGAGCTAAAGTTGGTCAAAAAGGTTATCATGGTCTCAGAGAACAAATCGAAGATTACTTCATTAAAAGTGGATGTGTTATGTAG
- the LOC136036152 gene encoding ketohexokinase-like isoform X2 gives MYSYILELKAIELLLSRMEKSNPKRILVVGLLCVDIIAECDSYPIEDTDQRCREMRKQKGGNGANTSYVLAEFGISVDLLTNIGSGNDMEFVKMSMSSVNLSKSLHVNEPMPTSLVIINAQNGSRTILHSGQSLPELKLDDFTRINLSEYRWIHFEGRSSNAENICEMIAFIRHFNHNTEDPIIISIEIEKCREEIICFFDKADVVFVSKDHVKFHGYHTPEDGIQNLITKCKPGATLICAWGDKGAWAKPPSGEIVKSSAYPPKKVIDTLGAGDTFNATMIYSLMQNIPLQQSLDIACRISGAKVGQKGYHGLREQIEDYFIKSGCVM, from the exons ATGTATAGCTATATTTTGGAACTTAAAGCCATAGAGTTGTTATTATCCA GAATGGAAAAATCCAACCCGAAGAGGATTCTGGTTGTGGGACTTTTATGCGTGGACATAATCGCAGAATGTGATTCCTATCCTATTGAAGATACAGATCAACGCTGTAGAGAAATGAGAAAACAAAAAGGTGGTAATGGTGCCAATACGAGCTACGTTTTAGCCGAGTTCGGAATTAGTGTGGATCTACTGACAAATATCGGTTCTGGTAATGATATGGAATTTGTGAAAATGTCTATGAGCTCTGTAAATTTAAGCAAAAGTCTTCATGTGAATGAGCCAATGCCTACTTCGTTGGTAATAATAAACGCCCAAAATGGCTCCCGTACTATTTTACATTCAGGGCAAAGTCTACCAGAATTGAAACTTGATGATTTTACCAGAATTAATTTGTCTGAATATCGATGGATTCATTTTGAAGGCCGTTCAAGTAATGCGGAAAATATTTGTGAAATGATAGCTTTCATTCGCCATTTCAACCATAATACTGAAGATCCTATAATTATCTCAATCGAGATAGAGAAGTGCCGCGAAGAGATAATTTGCTTTTTCGACAAGGCTGATGTGGTGTTTGTATCAAAAGATCATGTGAAATTCCACGGATACCATACACCTGAAGATGGGATACAAAACCTTATAACAAAGTGTAAGCCAGGTGCAACTTTGATATGTGCATGGGGTGACAAAGGTGCATGGGCTAAACCCCCCTCTGGTGAGATAGTAAAAAGTTCAGCTTATCCGCCAAAGAAAGTCATAGACACCCTCGGGGCGGGTGATACGTTCAATGCGACTATGATATATTCTTTGATGCAAAACATACCTCTCCAACAATCGCTTGATATTGCCTGCAGAATATCAGGAGCTAAAGTTGGTCAAAAAGGTTATCATGGTCTCAGAGAACAAATCGAAGATTACTTCATTAAAAGTGGATGTGTTATGTAG
- the LOC136036152 gene encoding ketohexokinase-like isoform X3, protein MEKSNPKRILVVGLLCVDIIAECDSYPIEDTDQRCREMRKQKGGNGANTSYVLAEFGISVDLLTNIGSGNDMEFVKMSMSSVNLSKSLHVNEPMPTSLVIINAQNGSRTILHSGQSLPELKLDDFTRINLSEYRWIHFEGRSSNAENICEMIAFIRHFNHNTEDPIIISIEIEKCREEIICFFDKADVVFVSKDHVKFHGYHTPEDGIQNLITKCKPGATLICAWGDKGAWAKPPSGEIVKSSAYPPKKVIDTLGAGDTFNATMIYSLMQNIPLQQSLDIACRISGAKVGQKGYHGLREQIEDYFIKSGCVM, encoded by the coding sequence ATGGAAAAATCCAACCCGAAGAGGATTCTGGTTGTGGGACTTTTATGCGTGGACATAATCGCAGAATGTGATTCCTATCCTATTGAAGATACAGATCAACGCTGTAGAGAAATGAGAAAACAAAAAGGTGGTAATGGTGCCAATACGAGCTACGTTTTAGCCGAGTTCGGAATTAGTGTGGATCTACTGACAAATATCGGTTCTGGTAATGATATGGAATTTGTGAAAATGTCTATGAGCTCTGTAAATTTAAGCAAAAGTCTTCATGTGAATGAGCCAATGCCTACTTCGTTGGTAATAATAAACGCCCAAAATGGCTCCCGTACTATTTTACATTCAGGGCAAAGTCTACCAGAATTGAAACTTGATGATTTTACCAGAATTAATTTGTCTGAATATCGATGGATTCATTTTGAAGGCCGTTCAAGTAATGCGGAAAATATTTGTGAAATGATAGCTTTCATTCGCCATTTCAACCATAATACTGAAGATCCTATAATTATCTCAATCGAGATAGAGAAGTGCCGCGAAGAGATAATTTGCTTTTTCGACAAGGCTGATGTGGTGTTTGTATCAAAAGATCATGTGAAATTCCACGGATACCATACACCTGAAGATGGGATACAAAACCTTATAACAAAGTGTAAGCCAGGTGCAACTTTGATATGTGCATGGGGTGACAAAGGTGCATGGGCTAAACCCCCCTCTGGTGAGATAGTAAAAAGTTCAGCTTATCCGCCAAAGAAAGTCATAGACACCCTCGGGGCGGGTGATACGTTCAATGCGACTATGATATATTCTTTGATGCAAAACATACCTCTCCAACAATCGCTTGATATTGCCTGCAGAATATCAGGAGCTAAAGTTGGTCAAAAAGGTTATCATGGTCTCAGAGAACAAATCGAAGATTACTTCATTAAAAGTGGATGTGTTATGTAG